A region from the Bacillota bacterium genome encodes:
- a CDS encoding DUF2993 domain-containing protein, with amino-acid sequence MKRLFAGLLIAFLVFLILCEFTLPDLVAKALKREAEQSEFRAERVEARVFAFPAAKILLGQVDGARLKMEKLDLNGCRASLLIVEIPRGSLDWRAAATGSLPAAFKPTGPIRVRLVFGKEDLNNYLSRVGLKGIENPKLDFNSRGVKLEGRVGFLGNSLAVSMWGNFRPREDGQVEFSPTELRVEGEPLSLELTQKILPHLRFNLTGAELPFSFKVQQVDIEGETLILSGQI; translated from the coding sequence ATGAAGAGATTATTTGCGGGTCTTTTAATTGCCTTTCTTGTGTTTTTAATCCTCTGCGAGTTTACGTTGCCCGATCTGGTCGCAAAAGCCCTCAAGCGGGAGGCAGAACAAAGTGAGTTCCGGGCGGAACGGGTTGAAGCTCGCGTTTTTGCATTTCCGGCCGCGAAGATTCTCCTGGGTCAGGTGGATGGGGCGCGGTTAAAAATGGAAAAGCTGGATTTAAACGGCTGCCGGGCTTCTCTTTTGATCGTCGAAATCCCGCGGGGCAGCCTGGATTGGCGGGCAGCGGCAACCGGATCTCTTCCTGCTGCCTTTAAACCAACTGGTCCCATCAGGGTCCGCCTCGTTTTTGGAAAAGAGGATTTAAATAATTACCTCTCCCGGGTCGGTTTAAAAGGGATCGAGAATCCCAAACTGGACTTCAATTCCCGGGGCGTTAAACTTGAAGGAAGGGTTGGCTTTTTAGGAAATTCGCTTGCCGTTTCGATGTGGGGAAATTTCCGGCCGCGCGAAGACGGGCAGGTGGAGTTTTCGCCTACCGAACTGCGGGTCGAAGGCGAACCTCTTTCCCTCGAACTTACTCAAAAAATTCTTCCTCATCTCCGCTTTAATCTCACCGGAGCGGAGCTCCCCTTTTCTTTCAAGGTTCAGCAAGTTGATATTGAAGGCGAAACTCTCATCCTTTCCGGGCAGATCTAG
- the prfB gene encoding peptide chain release factor 2 (programmed frameshift) yields MGEWREWKRELENLKNRFVELGFPFDIEEKEKQLHKFESLVAAPDFWADARRAGEILQEAAGLKDELGLYHKLREDLEELEVLLELAEESEDPEIEGELQEGIKKFNAALNRWEEETLFRGPYDHRNALISLHAGAGGTEAQDWVEMLFRMYARWAQEQGFKVEVLDLLPGEEAGIKSITALISGRRAYGYLKAERGVHRLVRISPFDASGRRHTSFASVDVIPEVEEEAEVEIDPDDLRIDTFRASGHGGQYVNKTDSAVRITHLPTGIVVQCQSERSQLANRLRAMKMLRSRLGELKRREQEAKLAQLRGEQREIAWGSQIRSYVFEPYTLVKDHRTGVEVGNVQAVMDGAITPFIEAYLRQFRESQEPLRF; encoded by the exons TTGGGCGAATGGAGAGAATGGAAAAGAGAACTTGAAAATTTGAAAAACAGGTTCGTGGAATTG GGGTTTCCCTTTGACATCGAAGAGAAGGAAAAGCAGTTGCACAAGTTCGAGTCCCTTGTTGCTGCTCCCGATTTCTGGGCGGATGCCAGGCGGGCCGGAGAGATCCTGCAAGAGGCGGCCGGGCTCAAAGATGAATTGGGCCTTTACCACAAACTGCGGGAAGATTTAGAAGAGCTTGAAGTGCTCCTCGAACTGGCGGAGGAATCCGAAGACCCTGAAATCGAGGGGGAGCTGCAAGAAGGAATTAAAAAATTTAACGCTGCATTGAACCGGTGGGAGGAGGAAACCCTTTTTCGAGGGCCCTACGACCACAGGAATGCTTTGATCTCACTTCACGCCGGCGCCGGCGGAACCGAGGCCCAGGATTGGGTGGAAATGCTTTTCAGGATGTACGCGCGCTGGGCCCAGGAGCAGGGTTTTAAAGTAGAGGTGCTCGATCTCCTCCCTGGGGAGGAAGCCGGTATTAAAAGCATTACTGCGTTGATTTCGGGCCGCCGGGCTTACGGTTACCTGAAGGCGGAACGCGGTGTCCACCGGCTCGTCCGGATTTCTCCTTTTGACGCTTCAGGAAGGCGCCACACTTCGTTTGCCTCGGTGGATGTCATCCCGGAGGTAGAGGAAGAAGCGGAGGTCGAGATCGATCCGGACGATCTCCGGATCGACACCTTCCGGGCAAGCGGGCACGGGGGGCAGTATGTAAATAAAACCGATTCCGCAGTACGGATCACCCATCTCCCTACAGGGATCGTCGTGCAGTGCCAGAGTGAGCGTTCCCAGCTGGCGAACCGGCTTCGCGCCATGAAGATGCTGCGCTCGCGCCTGGGGGAGCTGAAAAGGCGGGAACAGGAGGCAAAGCTCGCTCAACTGCGGGGAGAACAGCGGGAAATCGCCTGGGGGAGCCAGATCCGTTCCTATGTTTTTGAGCCCTACACCCTCGTCAAGGACCACCGGACCGGAGTTGAAGTGGGTAATGTGCAGGCCGTGATGGATGGCGCAATTACTCCTTTTATTGAGGCTTATCTCCGGCAGTTCCGGGAAAGCCAGGAGCCGTTGAGATTTTAG
- a CDS encoding HD domain-containing protein has protein sequence MQGKRAATKQDLAEFCVSADFHCDQPLCHRELLLKTLLGVVRPRVVPFLERFFGVKELLYLANIISGGENQLHHTVRMVELVALLPGEVLDTLGINREELLAGVLFHDLGKGNEVDDNFFDARAVAKSNAPLFLRSYPGMRWAEWKTPFHDHVARSVEIARKYGLSARVLEGIALHHHVKIRPRTLNLVGDALCLSGIVMLDIFNYNPEQYAAPGCNLAQVIAILDQLCAIERKFQARVSLGLEPQQIEDEVVRDLVIGITGENDPRLRVLDVVLRGDESVILLDLRAFGSFVKLHTEYEIQNIKVSILQLVRSLVRVNRPGNERDLVALIGGDEYAIITKVKEPHVLKEMIERIAVSVKLRTGFEVRSGYGTGGNIAENFHQARLQAEVNKRCRFLKHEAMSEGE, from the coding sequence ATGCAGGGAAAGAGGGCGGCCACGAAACAAGATCTGGCGGAGTTTTGCGTTTCGGCCGATTTTCATTGCGATCAGCCCCTTTGTCACCGGGAACTTTTATTAAAAACCTTACTGGGGGTTGTCAGGCCCCGCGTTGTCCCTTTCCTAGAGCGTTTCTTCGGAGTAAAAGAGCTCCTCTATCTCGCCAACATCATTTCCGGAGGAGAAAACCAGCTGCATCATACGGTCCGGATGGTGGAACTGGTCGCTCTCCTGCCCGGGGAGGTTTTAGATACCCTGGGTATAAACCGGGAAGAGTTGCTGGCGGGAGTACTTTTTCACGATCTTGGTAAGGGCAATGAGGTTGATGACAACTTTTTTGATGCCCGCGCCGTCGCGAAGTCCAACGCTCCTCTCTTTCTCCGTTCTTACCCCGGAATGAGATGGGCGGAGTGGAAAACCCCTTTTCACGACCACGTGGCGCGGAGCGTTGAAATTGCCCGGAAATACGGCCTTTCCGCCCGGGTGTTGGAGGGGATTGCCCTTCACCACCACGTTAAAATCAGGCCCCGAACGCTTAACCTCGTCGGGGATGCGCTTTGCTTAAGCGGGATCGTCATGCTTGACATCTTCAACTACAATCCGGAGCAGTATGCTGCGCCGGGTTGCAATCTTGCCCAAGTAATTGCCATCCTCGATCAGTTGTGCGCAATTGAAAGGAAATTTCAGGCACGGGTTAGTCTCGGCCTGGAACCGCAGCAAATTGAAGACGAGGTAGTTCGCGATCTTGTCATCGGGATCACCGGGGAAAACGACCCCCGCCTGAGGGTGCTGGACGTGGTGTTAAGGGGGGACGAGTCTGTAATCCTTTTGGACCTGCGGGCCTTTGGGAGCTTTGTGAAGCTTCATACGGAGTATGAAATTCAGAACATCAAAGTTTCGATCCTCCAGCTGGTCCGTTCCCTGGTCCGGGTGAACCGGCCGGGGAACGAGCGCGACCTGGTTGCCCTGATTGGCGGGGATGAGTATGCGATTATCACAAAGGTGAAGGAACCTCACGTCCTGAAAGAAATGATCGAGCGGATCGCCGTCAGTGTCAAGCTGCGAACCGGATTTGAAGTTCGTTCCGGTTACGGGACCGGAGGAAACATTGCGGAGAACTTTCACCAGGCGCGGCTGCAGGCCGAGGTCAACAAAAGGTGCCGTTTTCTTAAACATGAGGCTATGTCAGAGGGAGAGTGA
- the secA gene encoding preprotein translocase subunit SecA has protein sequence MLNVLRNLFDDNAREIKRLERTVDCINSLEPQMNGLSDAQLKAKTGEFKNRLAEGETLADLLPEAFAVVREAARRVLGMRPFDVQLMGGIVLHQGKIAEMKTGEGKTLVATMPAYLNALTGLGVHIVTVNDYLARRDSEWMGGIFRFLGLSVGLIVHGLDAPERQRAYAADITYGTNNEFGFDYLRDNMVLGAAEMVQRELHYAIVDEVDSILIDEARTPLIISGQAEKPTELYYRIARVIPRLQAGNDYQVDEKAHTVALTEAGVHKVEKLLGVDNLSDETNLELAHHVYQGLRAHALMKRDRDYVVKDGKVIIVDEFTGRLMFGRRFSEGLHQAIEAKEGVRIERESQTLATITFQNYFRMYRKLAGMTGTAATEEEEFRKIYGLDVVVVPTHKPMIRVDHPDAVYRTEQGKFAAVVEEIAECHRCGQPVLVGTISIEKSEVLSGLLKRRGIPHQVLNAKYHEQEAKIVAQAGRLGMVTIATNMAGRGTDILLGGNPAYLAREELLRQGYPPEVVAEAAEYGAPSSPEVAEAREKFRQLEAKFKQETDAEHEKVVALGGLYIIGTERHESRRIDNQLRGRAGRQGDPGASRFYVSLEDDLMRLFGSDNIMGIMDKLGMDDSVPVEHPLVTRSIEAAQKKVESRNFDLRKHVLEYDDVMNQQREVIYSQRRRVLLGEDLRDTIREMITSVVAGVVARYTGESKYPEEWDLTGLIEYGEQFFLRPGAVNEEDLRELSSREELQSKLCEEAEAHWRTREEELGAETLRELERVILLRVVDAKWMDHLDAMDQLRQGIGLRAYGHSDPLVEYKFEAYAMFQEMINGIQEDVVRFLYRVQIFPAANERRPRQVVENRGDGEERSHPVRVQHIGRNAPCPCGSGKKYKRCCGK, from the coding sequence ATGCTTAATGTTTTACGCAATCTCTTTGATGATAACGCCCGCGAAATAAAGCGTTTGGAAAGAACCGTAGACTGCATCAATAGCCTTGAGCCCCAAATGAATGGGTTAAGTGATGCCCAGCTTAAGGCTAAAACCGGGGAATTTAAAAACCGGCTCGCTGAGGGTGAAACCCTGGCTGACCTCCTTCCGGAGGCCTTTGCTGTAGTCCGGGAGGCGGCGCGGCGCGTCCTCGGCATGCGGCCCTTTGACGTGCAGTTAATGGGGGGAATCGTGCTCCACCAGGGGAAGATCGCCGAGATGAAGACCGGGGAAGGAAAGACCCTCGTCGCGACCATGCCTGCGTACTTGAACGCCCTGACGGGGCTTGGTGTACACATCGTGACTGTAAACGACTACCTGGCACGCCGGGACAGTGAGTGGATGGGAGGCATCTTCCGTTTCCTGGGTCTCTCGGTGGGTCTGATTGTCCACGGTCTTGATGCCCCGGAACGGCAGCGTGCCTACGCTGCTGATATTACTTACGGGACCAACAATGAGTTCGGTTTCGACTACCTCCGGGATAACATGGTCCTCGGTGCTGCGGAAATGGTCCAGCGGGAACTCCACTATGCGATCGTTGACGAAGTAGACAGCATCCTGATTGACGAGGCGCGCACTCCGCTGATCATTTCGGGGCAGGCGGAAAAGCCGACGGAGCTGTATTACCGGATCGCCCGTGTCATCCCCAGGCTCCAGGCTGGAAACGATTACCAGGTTGATGAGAAGGCACATACGGTGGCCCTTACGGAGGCAGGAGTCCACAAGGTAGAAAAGCTGCTGGGGGTTGATAACCTTTCCGATGAAACGAACCTGGAACTGGCGCATCATGTTTACCAGGGACTGCGCGCCCACGCTCTGATGAAGCGCGACCGTGACTATGTCGTAAAGGACGGAAAGGTCATCATTGTAGACGAGTTTACGGGTCGCCTGATGTTCGGGCGCCGTTTCAGCGAGGGGTTACACCAGGCAATTGAGGCCAAGGAAGGAGTGCGCATTGAGCGGGAATCCCAGACCCTGGCTACAATTACATTCCAGAACTATTTCCGTATGTACCGGAAACTGGCCGGCATGACCGGGACGGCGGCAACCGAAGAGGAAGAGTTCCGGAAGATTTACGGGCTTGACGTGGTGGTGGTTCCTACTCATAAACCGATGATCAGGGTTGATCACCCTGATGCCGTTTACCGCACGGAGCAGGGCAAGTTTGCTGCGGTTGTAGAGGAAATTGCCGAATGCCACCGGTGTGGCCAGCCCGTGCTGGTGGGTACCATCTCCATTGAGAAGTCCGAGGTGCTCAGCGGGCTCCTCAAAAGACGGGGAATTCCTCACCAGGTCTTGAACGCGAAATATCACGAGCAGGAGGCAAAGATCGTTGCTCAGGCGGGACGGCTGGGGATGGTTACCATTGCCACAAACATGGCGGGGCGGGGAACCGATATTCTGCTCGGGGGAAACCCGGCGTATCTGGCGCGGGAGGAGCTTCTCCGCCAGGGTTACCCTCCCGAGGTCGTGGCCGAAGCGGCCGAATACGGGGCGCCTTCTTCCCCGGAAGTGGCCGAAGCGCGGGAGAAATTCCGGCAACTGGAGGCTAAATTTAAGCAGGAAACCGATGCCGAACACGAAAAGGTGGTTGCGCTGGGGGGCCTGTACATCATCGGGACGGAGCGCCACGAAAGCCGGCGCATTGACAACCAGCTCCGGGGCCGGGCGGGCCGGCAGGGGGACCCGGGTGCCTCCCGTTTTTACGTCTCCCTGGAGGACGATCTGATGCGCCTCTTTGGTTCCGACAACATCATGGGGATCATGGATAAGCTGGGGATGGACGACTCGGTCCCCGTCGAGCACCCGCTGGTGACCCGGTCGATTGAGGCCGCCCAGAAGAAGGTGGAAAGCCGCAACTTCGACCTCCGCAAGCACGTGCTGGAGTACGACGACGTCATGAACCAGCAGCGGGAGGTTATCTACAGCCAGCGGCGCCGCGTTTTGCTGGGAGAGGACCTGCGGGATACAATCCGGGAGATGATAACCAGTGTCGTTGCAGGTGTTGTTGCTCGCTATACGGGAGAGAGCAAGTACCCGGAGGAGTGGGACCTGACGGGATTGATCGAGTACGGTGAGCAGTTTTTCCTCCGTCCGGGTGCCGTGAACGAGGAGGACTTAAGAGAGTTATCGTCGCGGGAGGAACTTCAGTCAAAACTTTGCGAGGAGGCCGAAGCTCACTGGCGCACCCGCGAAGAGGAACTGGGTGCCGAAACGCTGCGAGAACTGGAGAGGGTAATTCTCCTCAGAGTTGTTGACGCCAAGTGGATGGACCACCTGGATGCGATGGACCAGTTGCGCCAGGGGATTGGACTGCGTGCTTACGGTCACTCCGATCCGCTGGTGGAGTACAAGTTTGAGGCATATGCCATGTTTCAGGAAATGATCAACGGCATCCAGGAAGATGTTGTCCGTTTTCTTTACAGGGTTCAAATCTTTCCGGCAGCAAATGAGCGGCGCCCCCGCCAGGTCGTGGAAAACAGGGGGGACGGTGAAGAGCGCTCCCACCCGGTCCGGGTGCAACATATCGGCAGAAACGCTCCCTGTCCATGTGGAAGCGGAAAGAAATATAAACGCTGCTGCGGGAAGTAA
- the raiA gene encoding ribosome-associated translation inhibitor RaiA — protein MKITIRGKNVEVTEGLRDYVEKKLAKLTRYFDHIHEAQVTVFTERGSYVAEVTIPLNSMILRGEEGGGENLYAAVDQVTDKLEKQVQKYRAKLYRRFRNQGLKDLITALGEENRKDEEPKVVRTKRFAMKPMPVEEAILQMNLLGHDFFVFRDAETEQVNVLYRRKDGNYGLIEPEF, from the coding sequence GTGAAAATCACCATCCGGGGAAAAAACGTCGAAGTGACTGAGGGGCTACGGGATTATGTAGAGAAAAAGTTAGCGAAGTTAACCCGGTATTTTGATCACATCCACGAAGCTCAGGTAACGGTTTTTACGGAACGGGGGAGCTATGTCGCGGAGGTGACCATTCCTCTCAACAGCATGATCTTGCGCGGGGAAGAGGGGGGTGGAGAGAACCTTTACGCCGCCGTCGATCAGGTTACCGACAAGCTTGAGAAACAGGTTCAGAAGTACCGGGCCAAGCTGTACCGGCGGTTCCGAAACCAGGGCTTAAAAGATTTGATTACGGCGCTGGGTGAAGAAAACAGGAAGGACGAAGAACCGAAAGTGGTAAGGACGAAGCGTTTCGCCATGAAGCCGATGCCGGTGGAGGAAGCGATTTTGCAAATGAACCTGCTGGGGCACGATTTCTTTGTCTTCAGGGACGCGGAAACAGAACAGGTTAACGTCCTTTACCGCCGGAAAGACGGTAACTACGGGCTGATCGAACCAGAGTTTTAA
- a CDS encoding cold shock domain-containing protein produces MQGKVKWFNQEKGYGFIECDGGGDVFVHYSAIQEEGFKTLSEGQRVEFEIVQGARGPQAARVVKV; encoded by the coding sequence ATGCAAGGCAAAGTCAAGTGGTTCAATCAGGAGAAGGGATACGGCTTCATCGAGTGTGACGGTGGTGGAGACGTATTCGTTCACTACTCAGCGATTCAGGAGGAGGGCTTCAAGACTCTGAGTGAGGGCCAGCGGGTTGAGTTCGAAATCGTGCAGGGTGCCCGCGGACCCCAGGCTGCCAGGGTCGTGAAAGTATAG
- the flgN gene encoding flagellar export chaperone FlgN, which yields MKMKRFYQLMAELVSGYKLQLRRFHEMRDLARRQQELMRPGGILQLDEIFARRQALMEEIDETGRKLAGFREEVQQIFHLEEFKLEKLEKLVNVPSCAELKETLRELAGLIEEIQRYDRESALLLEKDLKAVRESLRDIRDNRTAHRAYQGSFSDGGSVLDLKK from the coding sequence ATGAAAATGAAGCGGTTTTACCAGCTTATGGCTGAACTTGTCTCCGGTTACAAGCTCCAACTCCGGCGTTTTCACGAGATGAGGGACCTTGCCCGGCGCCAGCAGGAATTGATGCGGCCGGGGGGTATCTTGCAGCTTGACGAAATTTTTGCCAGGCGTCAGGCACTTATGGAGGAGATTGATGAAACTGGCCGGAAGCTGGCCGGTTTCAGGGAAGAGGTCCAACAAATTTTCCACCTTGAAGAATTTAAACTCGAAAAGCTTGAGAAGCTGGTAAATGTTCCATCATGTGCGGAGTTGAAAGAAACTTTGCGCGAACTGGCCGGGCTCATTGAAGAGATTCAGCGGTACGACAGGGAGAGCGCCCTCCTGTTGGAAAAAGATCTCAAAGCAGTTAGGGAGTCTCTTCGGGATATCCGTGATAACCGCACTGCGCACCGGGCCTACCAGGGAAGTTTTTCGGACGGGGGAAGTGTTTTGGACCTGAAAAAATAA